The Elaeis guineensis isolate ETL-2024a chromosome 13, EG11, whole genome shotgun sequence genome includes a region encoding these proteins:
- the LOC105060549 gene encoding probable bifunctional riboflavin biosynthesis protein RIBA 1, chloroplastic isoform X2 produces MGSVGAASSSVVGLCRPHNFEKFRRLQYNLFATCKKTSNFTSISLRKASCFGVNGDAGFGTLPLSSDGDILMGQNTSIGGQDHPSANTMLQAHAVKHGTISADMSPAMDDFSADDNEPDLDCPTEGFSSISEAIEDIRQGKFVIVVDDEDRENEGDLIMAASLATPEATAFIVRHGTGIVCVSMKGEDLERLQLPLMVTNKENEEKLCTAFTVSVDAKEGTTTGVSAKDRAKTILALASPTSQPGDFNRPGHIFPLKYREGGVLKRAGHTEASVDLAMLAGLPPVAVLCEIVDNDDGSMARLPKLREFARRENLKIISIADLIRYRRKRDKLVERASVARLPLKWGSVRAYCYRSLLDGMEHIAMVKGDIGDGQDILVRVHSECLTGDIFGSARCDCGNQLALAMEMIEKAGRGVLVYLRGHEGRGIGLGHKLRAYNLQDDGRDTVEANEELGLPVDSREYGIGAQILRDLGVRTMKLMTNNPAKYTGLKGYGLSVAGRVPLLTPITKDNRRYLETKRIKMGHIYGSEFNGCLTGWVDSTRSNGQHPAS; encoded by the exons ATGGGTTCTGTTGGTGCTGCTTCTTCTTCTGTTGTTGGCCTCTGTCGCCCTCA CAACTTTGAGAAGTTCAGAAGGTTGCAATATAATCTATTTGCAACGTGCAAGAAGACTTCGAATTTTACATCAATTAGTTTGAGGAAAGCTTCATGTTTTGGTGTGAATGGAGATGCTGGTTTTGGTACTCTGCCGCTATCTAGTGATGGAGACATCCTCATGGGACAAAATACTTCAATTGGTGGGCAGGACCATCCATCTGCCAATACCATGCTTCAAGCACATGCTGTAAAACATGGAACAATTTCTGCAGATATGTCTCCTGCAATGGATGACTTTTCTGCTGATGATAATGAACCTGATTTAGACTGCCCTACAGAAGGTTTCTCTTCCATTTCAGAGGCAATTGAGGACATCCGTCAAGGCAAG tttgtgattgttgTGGATGATGAAGACCGAGAAAATGAGGGAGATCTTATAATGGCTGCATCTTTGGCAACACCAGAGGCTACGGCTTTTATAGTCAGGCATGGGACTGGAATTGTGTGTGTAAGCATGAAAGGAGAAGACCTTGAGAGGTTACAGCTTCCTCTGATGGTAACAAACAAAGAAAATGAGGAGAAGCTTTGCACGGCATTCACTGTTTCAGTG GATGCTAAAGAGGGTACGACAACTGGGGTTTCTGCTAAAGATAGGGCAAAGACAATACTGGCTCTTGCATCTCCTACTTCACAGCCTGGAGACTTCAACCGCCCTGGTCATATTTTTCCTCTAAAGTACAGGGAGGGTGGCGTTCTAAAGAGAGCTGGACATACGGAAGCATCTGTTGATCTCGCCATGTTGGCTGGTTTACCTCCTGTTGCAGTTCTGTGTGAGATTGTTGATAATGATGATGGTTCCATGGCTAGGTTACCAAAGCTTCGTGAATTTGCAAGGAGGGAGAATCTGAAGATAATTTCAATTGCAGATTTAATTAG ATATAGAAGAAAAAGAGACAAGTTGGTGGAACGGGCTTCTGTTGCACGTTTGCCCCTAAAGTGGGGTTCTGTTCGGGCCTACTGTTACAGATCATTGCTTGATGGGATGGAGCATATTGCTATGGTTAAA GGTGATATTGGAGATGGTCAGGATATCCTAGTGAGGGTGCATTCTGAGTGCCTTACGGGGGACATATTTGGATCAGCCAGATGTGATTGTGGAAATCAGCTGGCCCTGGCAATGGAGATGATTGAGAAGGCTGGGAGAGGTGTATTAGTTTATCTTCGCGGACATGAAGGAAGGGGTATTGGCTTGGGTCACAAGCTTCGTGCATACAACTTACAGGATGATGGGCGTGATACTGTTGAAGCTAATGAGGAATTAGGATTGCCTGTGGATTCACGGGAATATGGTATTGGTGCCCAG ATATTACGGGATCTAGGTGTTCGGACAATGAAACTGATGACAAACAACCCTGCAAAGTATACTGGGCTTAAAGGATATGGTTTAAGCGTGGCAGGCAGGGTTCCCTTGTTAACTCCAATAACCAAGGATAATCGAAGATACTTGGAGACAAAGAGGATTAAAATGGGCCATATCTATGGTTCTGAATTCAATGGTTGCCTCACCGGTTGGGTTGACAGTACTCGTAGCAATGGACAACATCCGGCCTCCTAA
- the LOC105060549 gene encoding probable bifunctional riboflavin biosynthesis protein RIBA 1, chloroplastic isoform X1 gives MGSVGAASSSVVGLCRPHACSNFEKFRRLQYNLFATCKKTSNFTSISLRKASCFGVNGDAGFGTLPLSSDGDILMGQNTSIGGQDHPSANTMLQAHAVKHGTISADMSPAMDDFSADDNEPDLDCPTEGFSSISEAIEDIRQGKFVIVVDDEDRENEGDLIMAASLATPEATAFIVRHGTGIVCVSMKGEDLERLQLPLMVTNKENEEKLCTAFTVSVDAKEGTTTGVSAKDRAKTILALASPTSQPGDFNRPGHIFPLKYREGGVLKRAGHTEASVDLAMLAGLPPVAVLCEIVDNDDGSMARLPKLREFARRENLKIISIADLIRYRRKRDKLVERASVARLPLKWGSVRAYCYRSLLDGMEHIAMVKGDIGDGQDILVRVHSECLTGDIFGSARCDCGNQLALAMEMIEKAGRGVLVYLRGHEGRGIGLGHKLRAYNLQDDGRDTVEANEELGLPVDSREYGIGAQILRDLGVRTMKLMTNNPAKYTGLKGYGLSVAGRVPLLTPITKDNRRYLETKRIKMGHIYGSEFNGCLTGWVDSTRSNGQHPAS, from the exons ATGGGTTCTGTTGGTGCTGCTTCTTCTTCTGTTGTTGGCCTCTGTCGCCCTCA TGCATGTAGCAACTTTGAGAAGTTCAGAAGGTTGCAATATAATCTATTTGCAACGTGCAAGAAGACTTCGAATTTTACATCAATTAGTTTGAGGAAAGCTTCATGTTTTGGTGTGAATGGAGATGCTGGTTTTGGTACTCTGCCGCTATCTAGTGATGGAGACATCCTCATGGGACAAAATACTTCAATTGGTGGGCAGGACCATCCATCTGCCAATACCATGCTTCAAGCACATGCTGTAAAACATGGAACAATTTCTGCAGATATGTCTCCTGCAATGGATGACTTTTCTGCTGATGATAATGAACCTGATTTAGACTGCCCTACAGAAGGTTTCTCTTCCATTTCAGAGGCAATTGAGGACATCCGTCAAGGCAAG tttgtgattgttgTGGATGATGAAGACCGAGAAAATGAGGGAGATCTTATAATGGCTGCATCTTTGGCAACACCAGAGGCTACGGCTTTTATAGTCAGGCATGGGACTGGAATTGTGTGTGTAAGCATGAAAGGAGAAGACCTTGAGAGGTTACAGCTTCCTCTGATGGTAACAAACAAAGAAAATGAGGAGAAGCTTTGCACGGCATTCACTGTTTCAGTG GATGCTAAAGAGGGTACGACAACTGGGGTTTCTGCTAAAGATAGGGCAAAGACAATACTGGCTCTTGCATCTCCTACTTCACAGCCTGGAGACTTCAACCGCCCTGGTCATATTTTTCCTCTAAAGTACAGGGAGGGTGGCGTTCTAAAGAGAGCTGGACATACGGAAGCATCTGTTGATCTCGCCATGTTGGCTGGTTTACCTCCTGTTGCAGTTCTGTGTGAGATTGTTGATAATGATGATGGTTCCATGGCTAGGTTACCAAAGCTTCGTGAATTTGCAAGGAGGGAGAATCTGAAGATAATTTCAATTGCAGATTTAATTAG ATATAGAAGAAAAAGAGACAAGTTGGTGGAACGGGCTTCTGTTGCACGTTTGCCCCTAAAGTGGGGTTCTGTTCGGGCCTACTGTTACAGATCATTGCTTGATGGGATGGAGCATATTGCTATGGTTAAA GGTGATATTGGAGATGGTCAGGATATCCTAGTGAGGGTGCATTCTGAGTGCCTTACGGGGGACATATTTGGATCAGCCAGATGTGATTGTGGAAATCAGCTGGCCCTGGCAATGGAGATGATTGAGAAGGCTGGGAGAGGTGTATTAGTTTATCTTCGCGGACATGAAGGAAGGGGTATTGGCTTGGGTCACAAGCTTCGTGCATACAACTTACAGGATGATGGGCGTGATACTGTTGAAGCTAATGAGGAATTAGGATTGCCTGTGGATTCACGGGAATATGGTATTGGTGCCCAG ATATTACGGGATCTAGGTGTTCGGACAATGAAACTGATGACAAACAACCCTGCAAAGTATACTGGGCTTAAAGGATATGGTTTAAGCGTGGCAGGCAGGGTTCCCTTGTTAACTCCAATAACCAAGGATAATCGAAGATACTTGGAGACAAAGAGGATTAAAATGGGCCATATCTATGGTTCTGAATTCAATGGTTGCCTCACCGGTTGGGTTGACAGTACTCGTAGCAATGGACAACATCCGGCCTCCTAA